Genomic DNA from Candidatus Margulisiibacteriota bacterium:
TTTGGTGCTTTTTCCGGTTCTTTTTTTTTAGCCATATCTCTATATATTAATTTGGCAGACCATTAAGCCGCCGGTTTTTCAAGTTTCTTTTTGTCAAATTCCATCTGTTCTTTAGATTCCAGGAAGCTTTTAAGCTTTTCCTCTATGAGCATGGTAGTAGCGGCTTCATGCAAAAGAAATAAACCTTCCATAACGAATTGCCGTTCGTACTGTTCGATATGATTATGCGCTTTTAATTTGGCTCCCAGAGGAAGGTAAACAAGATTGGCAAAAGCAACTCCGTATAAGGTAGCAACAAAAGCCAGCGCAATTGATTTACCGAGTTCGGCAGGATTAGCCAGGTTGCTCAGAACGGAGATTAAGCCCATAACCGTTCCTACAACACCCATGGTCGGCGAGTAGCCGCCGGCGGATTCCAGTATTTCAATAGCGGTTTTATGTCTGGTACCGGTCAGTTCCGAATCCAGCTCCAGAATATTTCTCAAAGTTTGCTGTTCGACACCGTCTACAATGAGCCTTAATCCCTTTTTTAAAAAGGGGTCTTCAATACTGTCCAGTTCTTTATCCAGGCTCAAAACGCCTTCTTTACGGATTTTTGCCGAGAGTTTT
This window encodes:
- a CDS encoding flagellar motor protein, which gives rise to MQKSTIVFLLFGFVFLITAFLIEGGNILALLAPTAAMIVFGGTIGAVGVSFPFEEIKHLPKALKIVFKLEKKNLEEYIDTFKKLSAKIRKEGVLSLDKELDSIEDPFLKKGLRLIVDGVEQQTLRNILELDSELTGTRHKTAIEILESAGGYSPTMGVVGTVMGLISVLSNLANPAELGKSIALAFVATLYGVAFANLVYLPLGAKLKAHNHIEQYERQFVMEGLFLLHEAATTMLIEEKLKSFLESKEQMEFDKKKLEKPAA